The Acidicapsa acidisoli genome contains a region encoding:
- a CDS encoding efflux RND transporter periplasmic adaptor subunit, translating into MNATVTKRTVEQGQQFAVGQAMFNLVPLDEIWITANLKETQMAHVRPGQQVKIEVDTYGHKTFHGVVDSIASSTGSREALLPPENATGNFVKVVQRIPVKILVHPGPNDGEVLRPGMNVELKIRTSSLMF; encoded by the coding sequence ATGAACGCGACTGTCACGAAGCGCACGGTCGAACAAGGTCAGCAGTTTGCTGTTGGACAGGCAATGTTCAACCTCGTACCCCTCGATGAAATATGGATAACGGCGAATCTGAAAGAGACGCAGATGGCGCATGTTCGCCCCGGACAACAGGTCAAAATTGAGGTGGACACCTACGGACACAAAACCTTCCACGGTGTAGTGGACTCGATTGCCAGCTCGACCGGTTCACGGGAAGCTCTGCTCCCTCCCGAAAATGCCACGGGAAACTTCGTAAAGGTAGTGCAGCGAATTCCTGTAAAGATTCTTGTCCATCCGGGTCCGAACGACGGTGAGGTGCTCCGTCCTGGGATGAACGTCGAGCTCAAGATCAGAACCAGTTCGTTGATGTTCTAG
- a CDS encoding N-terminal phage integrase SAM-like domain-containing protein, with protein sequence MKVNRERYPHGCIRKVPRSHGFVWEFRFYQTVDGKRKLKVQTFDSVTYPTETAVRKAVEGQLGALNSGTLAGKVAATLGTVIDRYMREDFTTLRHSTQTTNTSLIDLHIRPKWEDVRLADITALGVKTWLDKLPFGAASKARTRNMVSKLLGLAMLREYIPVGRNPMELVRVKGSTKRQKAIVILTPTEFKALVEALPEPYNLEGKRLQTSNHCSERCV encoded by the coding sequence ATGAAGGTCAATAGGGAACGGTATCCACATGGCTGTATCCGAAAGGTTCCTCGCTCCCACGGCTTCGTATGGGAATTTCGATTTTACCAGACCGTAGATGGTAAACGAAAGCTCAAGGTGCAGACCTTCGATTCCGTCACCTACCCCACAGAGACGGCGGTACGCAAGGCCGTAGAGGGGCAGCTTGGCGCACTCAATTCGGGCACGCTGGCGGGCAAGGTTGCAGCCACACTGGGCACTGTAATTGACCGATACATGCGGGAAGACTTCACCACGTTGCGCCATTCGACGCAGACGACAAACACGAGCCTCATTGACTTGCACATCCGGCCAAAGTGGGAGGACGTGAGGCTCGCCGATATCACGGCTCTAGGCGTCAAGACATGGCTGGACAAGCTGCCGTTTGGCGCGGCATCGAAGGCGCGGACCCGCAATATGGTGTCCAAACTGCTCGGCCTCGCAATGCTGCGGGAGTACATCCCTGTTGGCCGCAACCCAATGGAGCTAGTTCGCGTCAAGGGGAGCACTAAGCGGCAAAAGGCAATCGTCATATTGACGCCTACAGAGTTCAAGGCGTTGGTTGAGGCGCTCCCCGAGCCTTACAACCTGGAAGGAAAACGTTTGCAAACTTCGAATCACTGTTCCGAGCGTTGCGTGTGA
- a CDS encoding XRE family transcriptional regulator has product MSRIGVQGFQTGRLDQILAARRLSQAQLAAMVGVAPATISKWRTGAQPPEREALDRLASVVNVSPEWFTRPVVPKKSMTLFRSNASAHVAARNMLSARIEWAEDVAVALSDFVDFPDLNLPTRNYENPEEITTEDIEQAACECRELWRLGRAYIQDLALAAESAGVILIREETGVAQIEGLSTWSDCLNRPLVLLSADKDNGYRSRFDLAHELGHLVLHRHIKRPTEQERFKMLEQQAHRFAGALLLPADTLARDVRIPPTLDDLLLLKHRSGVSVGAIIMRLHAIELLDDAGKLALFKSRSYKWGAKSEPGDNDRAPEQPRLLKRTIDLLVDEKVMPLESIPKHIGLSDSDVEMLAGLPEGYFKGRTDNVVQFARLKSSTPFTRKNDSGSVLVPFSQSSKR; this is encoded by the coding sequence ATGAGTAGGATCGGAGTTCAAGGCTTTCAGACTGGTCGCCTAGACCAGATTCTTGCTGCTCGTCGTTTAAGTCAGGCTCAACTTGCAGCTATGGTGGGTGTTGCACCTGCCACAATCAGCAAATGGCGCACTGGCGCACAGCCTCCTGAGCGTGAAGCTCTGGACCGCCTAGCAAGCGTCGTGAATGTTTCGCCTGAGTGGTTTACGCGGCCTGTTGTGCCAAAAAAATCGATGACATTATTTCGCAGCAATGCCTCTGCGCACGTTGCTGCACGAAACATGCTGTCTGCTCGAATTGAATGGGCCGAAGACGTCGCCGTTGCTCTATCTGATTTCGTGGATTTCCCGGATCTCAATTTGCCCACACGCAATTATGAGAACCCTGAAGAGATTACTACGGAGGATATTGAACAGGCCGCTTGTGAGTGTCGAGAACTCTGGCGGCTGGGGCGTGCCTACATTCAAGACCTGGCATTAGCCGCCGAAAGCGCTGGAGTCATTCTTATCCGCGAAGAAACAGGGGTTGCCCAGATTGAGGGTCTCTCTACGTGGAGTGACTGCCTTAACAGGCCACTTGTGTTGCTTTCGGCTGATAAGGACAACGGCTATCGCAGCAGATTTGATTTGGCGCATGAGCTAGGGCACCTCGTTCTTCATAGGCACATAAAGCGCCCGACAGAACAAGAGAGATTCAAGATGCTTGAGCAACAGGCTCACCGCTTCGCGGGTGCTCTACTGTTGCCAGCGGACACGCTCGCCCGAGATGTCCGCATCCCTCCGACCCTGGATGACTTGCTACTTCTCAAACATCGATCTGGTGTTTCAGTTGGGGCCATTATCATGCGCCTACACGCGATTGAGTTGCTGGATGATGCTGGGAAGCTGGCGCTATTTAAGAGCCGTTCCTACAAATGGGGGGCGAAGTCTGAACCGGGAGACAACGATCGTGCTCCTGAGCAGCCTCGTTTGTTGAAACGCACGATTGACTTGCTGGTCGATGAAAAGGTTATGCCGCTTGAATCAATTCCGAAGCATATTGGGCTTTCAGATTCAGACGTAGAAATGCTAGCCGGATTGCCCGAAGGGTACTTCAAGGGAAGGACCGATAATGTCGTGCAGTTTGCGCGGTTGAAATCGTCAACTCCCTTTACACGGAAAAATGATAGTGGCAGTGTGTTGGTTCCTTTTTCCCAGTCATCTAAACGGTAA
- a CDS encoding TrbC/VirB2 family protein: MIAQFPPVLHRRIVRGQILCWIRPGLSLFTLLILFPALSHAQSPFDTGFTAMQTLFTGTVAKVASLIAIVVGGYQFAHGEPGAKKTLAGVAAGTGIAVLATNVLTWLWGV; this comes from the coding sequence ATGATTGCCCAATTTCCACCCGTACTCCATCGCAGAATCGTCCGCGGGCAAATTCTGTGCTGGATTCGCCCTGGCCTAAGCCTCTTCACCCTGCTGATCCTATTTCCGGCGCTTTCCCACGCACAGTCGCCGTTCGATACCGGCTTCACCGCAATGCAAACCCTGTTCACCGGCACGGTTGCCAAGGTCGCAAGCCTGATCGCCATCGTGGTTGGCGGATACCAGTTCGCGCACGGAGAGCCGGGTGCCAAAAAGACCTTAGCTGGGGTAGCAGCCGGCACAGGCATTGCCGTGCTTGCCACCAACGTACTGACCTGGCTATGGGGTGTGTAA
- a CDS encoding VirB3 family type IV secretion system protein, translating to MQTHATTHRRNRVYKSLHKPLTYLGVERTLFYFVCVGAVGAFNLFNSLVAGVAVFVGGYAFGHWVTNTDPAFLRILAKSERYNVRYDAAKQSIPRVEVV from the coding sequence ATGCAGACACACGCTACAACCCATCGGAGGAATCGGGTTTACAAAAGCCTGCACAAGCCCCTCACATACCTCGGCGTCGAGCGGACACTCTTTTACTTCGTCTGCGTCGGGGCCGTGGGCGCGTTCAACCTGTTCAACAGCCTGGTCGCCGGAGTTGCTGTCTTCGTCGGAGGTTATGCATTCGGCCATTGGGTCACCAACACCGACCCCGCATTTCTCCGCATTCTTGCGAAATCGGAACGTTACAACGTGCGCTATGACGCCGCCAAACAGAGCATTCCCCGCGTGGAGGTGGTCTGA
- a CDS encoding VirB4 family type IV secretion system protein, protein MLRLDKVIKPWKEAAALNEHINLYGFWNETTFLTKSGDVGMVLHISGVDYESLDHAEQEYAVKRLEAALKAFGPGFHVYQYLFKQNRPEIPFAHYDAPVVEAAIDQRRQFFEAKRDQLYQIEIFYCIVLEGARSKTGVRAALARLLRDPAGAMDEFKRQFAGSGMKTLLRTQIEADFVRLEQRVQAFARQLGDFVGIEVLNQQGHLSFLRRLLNYDDWRIAGKPQSTQFLDYQVANSTIEAERDHLRVGDHFVRVLTMKEAITETRPLVLDSLLKIAANFYVVTEWTPLTAEQARKEVNKRRRHFNVSKTGFISQMGNDAAQTNPRDVLVDESKQADIENLGDCLRALGDGQQLGDFSSTIVLYGRSMQELEPLVGEFSGVFTNADGNLFVETYNQLNAYFATVPGNYALNLRRLYLLNTNYADLSFLFTILPGEKTNAHLDAEYLAVLETDNSTPYYLNLHNGEVAHTLILGMSGSGKSYLCNFILQNAQKYAPLTFIFDIGNSFQSLTSIFGGSYLNVGQEARDFSINPFSLKPNKENLQFLFSFFRVLIEGNEHRYRLDFKEERKLWDAIERVYVLEPEQRTVSNFANIVGELKDRLQRWTRGGQHGFLFDNAGDTLSFNRFQTFNFAGWGDSPDVLEPLLFYVLHRASNEIADPAKLGTFKIFLLDEAWLFIKNETIRNYVVQAQKTWRKHNAAMILATQSIKELEESGMLQIVSESCPTKIFLANPEMNREVYREAFHLNDTELDLIAGLVPPGQMLIRKAQSSKKVQLNVDSVSHWMATNSARDNLKKRDYFERFGIADGLRRLAEDFPYRPPTQAGTTTPKPQGAAA, encoded by the coding sequence ATGTTGCGACTCGACAAGGTCATCAAGCCGTGGAAAGAGGCTGCCGCTCTCAACGAACACATCAACCTGTATGGATTCTGGAACGAGACCACGTTTCTGACCAAAAGCGGGGACGTGGGGATGGTGCTACACATCTCCGGCGTGGACTACGAGAGTCTCGACCACGCAGAGCAGGAATACGCAGTAAAACGGCTGGAGGCCGCGCTCAAAGCATTCGGCCCTGGCTTCCACGTCTATCAATATCTGTTCAAGCAAAACCGGCCCGAGATCCCCTTCGCCCACTACGACGCCCCCGTGGTGGAAGCCGCCATCGACCAGCGGCGGCAGTTCTTTGAGGCCAAACGCGACCAGCTATACCAGATTGAGATCTTCTATTGCATTGTGCTCGAAGGCGCACGGTCGAAGACTGGCGTCAGGGCGGCACTTGCACGCCTATTGCGAGACCCGGCAGGGGCAATGGATGAGTTTAAGAGGCAGTTTGCTGGGAGCGGCATGAAGACGCTGCTGCGGACGCAAATCGAAGCTGACTTCGTCCGTCTTGAGCAGCGCGTCCAGGCATTTGCTCGACAGCTCGGCGATTTCGTTGGGATTGAAGTACTGAATCAGCAAGGGCACTTGAGTTTTCTTCGCCGGTTGCTCAACTATGACGACTGGCGGATTGCTGGCAAGCCGCAATCCACGCAGTTCCTTGACTACCAGGTAGCGAATTCCACCATAGAAGCCGAGCGCGATCACCTGCGTGTGGGTGACCACTTCGTCCGCGTCCTGACCATGAAGGAGGCAATCACGGAGACGCGGCCTCTTGTTCTCGATTCACTGCTCAAGATCGCCGCTAACTTTTATGTAGTGACGGAATGGACGCCGTTGACCGCCGAACAGGCGCGCAAGGAAGTCAACAAGCGCCGCCGCCACTTCAATGTCTCAAAGACCGGCTTCATTTCGCAGATGGGCAACGACGCGGCGCAGACAAATCCTCGCGATGTCCTGGTCGATGAATCGAAACAAGCGGACATCGAAAATCTCGGCGATTGCCTGCGGGCATTGGGCGACGGCCAGCAGCTTGGCGATTTCTCCTCCACGATTGTGCTTTATGGACGCTCAATGCAAGAACTTGAGCCACTCGTGGGCGAATTCAGCGGAGTTTTTACGAACGCCGACGGCAATCTTTTCGTTGAGACCTACAACCAGCTCAACGCCTACTTCGCCACAGTGCCGGGAAATTATGCGCTCAACCTGCGCAGGCTGTACCTGCTGAATACGAACTACGCCGACCTGAGCTTTCTGTTTACGATCCTGCCGGGCGAGAAGACGAATGCGCATCTGGATGCGGAGTATCTCGCTGTGCTTGAAACCGACAACAGCACGCCGTACTACCTCAACCTGCACAATGGCGAAGTTGCGCATACGCTGATCCTGGGAATGAGCGGGTCCGGCAAATCGTACCTTTGCAATTTCATCCTGCAAAATGCGCAGAAGTATGCGCCTCTGACATTCATCTTCGACATCGGCAACAGCTTCCAATCGCTCACTTCGATCTTTGGCGGCTCGTACCTGAACGTCGGGCAGGAGGCGCGTGACTTCAGCATCAACCCATTCTCGCTTAAACCCAATAAAGAGAATCTGCAATTCTTGTTCAGCTTCTTCCGTGTGCTCATCGAGGGCAATGAACATCGTTATCGGCTGGACTTCAAAGAAGAGCGCAAGCTGTGGGATGCGATCGAGCGGGTTTATGTTCTGGAACCGGAGCAGCGGACAGTTTCCAACTTCGCCAACATCGTCGGCGAATTGAAAGACCGGCTGCAACGGTGGACGCGGGGTGGGCAGCATGGATTTCTTTTCGACAACGCCGGAGACACGCTTTCGTTCAACCGCTTTCAGACATTCAACTTTGCGGGGTGGGGCGACTCGCCCGATGTCCTGGAGCCGCTGCTCTTCTATGTTCTGCATCGGGCATCGAACGAGATTGCCGACCCGGCCAAGCTGGGCACCTTCAAGATCTTCCTGCTCGATGAGGCGTGGCTGTTCATCAAAAACGAGACCATCCGTAATTATGTGGTGCAGGCACAGAAGACCTGGCGTAAGCACAACGCGGCTATGATTCTGGCCACGCAGTCGATCAAGGAGCTTGAGGAATCTGGCATGTTGCAGATCGTCTCCGAGAGCTGCCCGACAAAGATCTTTCTTGCAAACCCGGAGATGAACCGCGAAGTGTACCGGGAGGCGTTTCACCTGAACGACACAGAGTTGGACTTAATTGCAGGACTTGTTCCCCCTGGTCAGATGCTCATCCGCAAGGCGCAGTCGTCAAAGAAGGTCCAGTTGAACGTCGATTCCGTCTCGCACTGGATGGCGACGAACAGCGCCCGCGACAACCTGAAAAAGCGCGACTACTTCGAGCGTTTCGGCATTGCCGACGGCCTCCGCCGGCTCGCCGAAGACTTCCCATACCGGCCTCCCACGCAGGCCGGCACCACCACTCCAAAACCCCAAGGAGCTGCCGCATGA
- a CDS encoding TrbG/VirB9 family P-type conjugative transfer protein — translation MNRKLIFIAWLALALPTLAAIAQEPSARTVQYHSQDIVPIHAKLKYTTLIEVPPTEKIMEAATGDKDFWIVDVVGNFCFVHPAKAGISSNLNLITDKGNIYSFTLQDVSGTSEAPDLKVLIEPADHSSIVAANGPPQFVPSAQLERTKEQLASLQSHVEQAVDEYKSAYPVQLKFDYTFKANEAPFDIQSIYHDDKFTYIKTNAPEKFSIYEMKDGKPDLVTYDLRDGTYIIPKVLDSGYVELGKKRMDFTRKG, via the coding sequence ATGAACCGCAAACTCATCTTCATCGCCTGGCTCGCCCTGGCGCTTCCAACACTGGCGGCCATTGCGCAAGAACCATCGGCACGCACTGTTCAGTACCACTCCCAGGACATTGTTCCCATTCACGCTAAGCTGAAGTACACAACCCTGATTGAGGTTCCGCCCACCGAGAAGATCATGGAGGCGGCGACTGGCGACAAGGACTTCTGGATCGTGGACGTGGTAGGCAACTTCTGCTTCGTTCATCCCGCGAAGGCAGGCATCAGCTCCAACCTCAACCTCATTACCGACAAAGGCAACATTTATTCGTTCACGCTCCAGGATGTTTCAGGTACATCCGAAGCACCGGACTTGAAGGTACTGATTGAGCCTGCCGACCACTCTTCGATTGTTGCTGCCAATGGACCTCCGCAGTTTGTGCCTTCCGCCCAACTGGAGCGGACCAAGGAACAGCTTGCCTCTCTTCAATCGCACGTCGAGCAGGCAGTCGATGAATACAAGAGCGCCTACCCGGTGCAGTTGAAATTCGATTACACCTTCAAGGCCAACGAGGCTCCCTTCGACATTCAGTCGATCTATCACGATGACAAGTTCACATACATCAAAACAAACGCGCCGGAGAAATTCAGCATCTACGAGATGAAGGACGGCAAGCCGGACCTGGTCACCTACGACCTTCGGGATGGGACGTACATCATCCCGAAGGTCTTGGACTCGGGGTATGTCGAGCTGGGCAAGAAGCGGATGGACTTCACACGGAAGGGATAA
- a CDS encoding TrbI/VirB10 family protein codes for MAENNVIPPVLPVTEPELRRTKIDPKGVLQKNLKTFVYLGAALLVIAAALFSSTAKKTPQASAKGQPPQPTLQDNTDNNVQDLKNQLKAERDKEAQQQAGATANSNDPALASATPAQRAAAAAYGPTGVAVPCIPNQANPAQPCQQPGYGTAGYGQPANPQPQLSPEQQQAQLIAAKERERADESRFASNLVYARTQEPQQISGQTPAAQYVPAAQNAQRQEDSSLQAPRAPGDPPEQAGGYKRPMEANIDSASGQPYLVYEGSILDTVLMNRLDGDASGPVKVLVSNPLYSHDHQHVIIPEGTVVLGEAKKIGSAGFGQQRRIAVVFHRLIMPDGYSVDLDQFHGLDQIGEEGLKDKVNNHYFEIFGASIALGVIAGAGEITEGGGTISTSGSQAFTTGTAGSISQSANTILDRFMQIPPTITIREGHRVKIYFTQDMLLPAYSNHTIPQTF; via the coding sequence ATGGCCGAGAACAACGTCATTCCCCCAGTTCTGCCTGTGACCGAGCCGGAACTGCGTCGCACGAAAATCGATCCCAAGGGAGTGCTGCAAAAGAATCTCAAGACCTTCGTGTACCTTGGCGCGGCGCTGCTCGTGATCGCAGCGGCACTCTTCAGCTCGACCGCTAAGAAGACGCCGCAGGCGTCAGCGAAGGGTCAGCCACCCCAGCCCACTCTTCAGGACAACACCGACAACAACGTTCAAGATCTGAAGAACCAGCTCAAGGCTGAGCGTGACAAAGAGGCTCAACAGCAGGCAGGGGCTACCGCGAATTCCAACGATCCCGCGCTGGCGTCTGCGACGCCGGCGCAACGGGCTGCCGCCGCGGCTTACGGGCCGACTGGCGTTGCAGTTCCTTGCATTCCGAATCAGGCCAATCCGGCGCAGCCCTGCCAGCAACCGGGCTACGGTACGGCAGGATATGGACAGCCGGCGAACCCACAACCCCAGTTATCGCCGGAACAGCAACAGGCACAGCTCATCGCCGCGAAAGAACGCGAGCGCGCCGACGAGTCGCGCTTCGCTTCGAATCTCGTGTACGCCCGTACCCAGGAACCGCAGCAAATCTCGGGTCAGACGCCCGCTGCGCAATATGTTCCTGCTGCCCAGAATGCGCAGCGGCAAGAAGATTCGAGCCTACAGGCACCGCGAGCCCCTGGAGATCCCCCAGAGCAGGCGGGAGGGTACAAACGTCCGATGGAGGCAAATATCGATTCAGCTAGCGGGCAACCCTATCTCGTCTATGAAGGTTCAATTCTCGACACGGTCCTCATGAATCGCCTGGACGGCGACGCCTCCGGCCCAGTGAAGGTTCTTGTTTCAAACCCGCTGTATTCCCATGACCACCAGCACGTCATCATTCCGGAGGGAACTGTCGTCCTTGGGGAAGCAAAGAAAATTGGCTCGGCCGGGTTCGGGCAGCAACGACGGATTGCGGTTGTCTTTCATCGCTTGATTATGCCTGACGGTTACTCGGTCGATCTCGACCAGTTTCACGGCCTCGACCAGATCGGCGAAGAGGGGTTAAAAGACAAGGTCAACAACCATTACTTTGAAATCTTCGGGGCGTCTATCGCTTTAGGTGTGATTGCCGGAGCAGGTGAGATTACCGAGGGCGGCGGAACGATCAGCACCAGTGGTTCCCAAGCCTTCACCACTGGCACCGCTGGCAGCATCTCACAGTCAGCGAACACTATCCTGGATCGCTTCATGCAGATACCGCCCACCATCACGATCCGCGAGGGCCACCGCGTGAAGATTTATTTCACCCAGGACATGCTTTTGCCAGCGTACTCGAATCACACCATACCGCAGACGTTCTGA
- a CDS encoding type IV secretion system protein, translating to MGTGLFDLIAQGCQSLAATAAPSITAIGVHIVIALATMMLVWFGVQESLTSAQGGVGFNIGRFISLFMLLTFAYAMVNYYDSAIPGLGFSIKGFIDGGTANLVSVIGADGSTTMLNQIHAASSKTGPSMLTSVMSPYYSIVYFVVQFLLAVLAAVVSAIIAYGAIASTIIGLLGPLFIPFLVFNKLDWLFWGWLKAYLGFSFYKVVAAAAMSVLSHVLTSYYVQLGQSVSDPSLIVQTLPLLILLVLVNVYILFKIPAITQSLFSGHTSGGGSGVGVAMMALRALI from the coding sequence ATGGGCACAGGTCTCTTCGATCTAATTGCACAAGGGTGCCAGTCGCTAGCAGCAACGGCGGCACCCTCTATTACCGCCATTGGGGTCCACATCGTAATCGCCCTTGCGACCATGATGCTCGTCTGGTTTGGCGTTCAGGAATCCCTCACATCGGCACAAGGCGGAGTTGGATTCAACATTGGCCGGTTCATCAGCCTTTTCATGTTGCTTACTTTCGCGTACGCAATGGTCAACTACTACGACAGTGCAATCCCTGGACTGGGATTCTCAATCAAGGGGTTCATTGATGGAGGTACAGCCAATCTCGTTAGCGTCATTGGAGCGGATGGTTCGACGACTATGTTGAACCAGATACACGCGGCGTCCTCGAAGACCGGGCCTTCGATGCTGACCAGCGTCATGTCGCCGTACTACTCCATTGTGTACTTTGTTGTACAGTTCCTTTTGGCCGTCCTGGCAGCGGTTGTCTCCGCCATCATCGCCTACGGCGCAATCGCTTCGACCATCATAGGGCTTTTGGGACCGCTCTTCATCCCTTTTCTCGTCTTCAATAAACTCGATTGGTTGTTCTGGGGTTGGCTGAAAGCGTACCTCGGATTCAGTTTCTATAAGGTCGTCGCAGCAGCAGCGATGAGCGTCCTTTCTCACGTTCTGACGAGCTATTACGTCCAGCTTGGACAGAGCGTCTCCGATCCATCGCTCATTGTCCAGACTCTACCCCTACTGATTCTCTTGGTTCTCGTGAACGTCTACATACTTTTCAAGATTCCAGCGATTACACAGTCCCTTTTCAGCGGCCACACCAGCGGCGGTGGTAGCGGTGTCGGCGTGGCAATGATGGCGCTTCGCGCTTTGATTTAA
- a CDS encoding type IV secretion system protein has translation MTTQTKTTPEITRAAQRYLEQYGDPLVMNTYLKVTILVLAVVCLALAGLTYKSQSALASMHPMIVRINDVGRAEAIDYRNFQYRPQEAENKYYLTRWAELYFGRNRFTIERDQTNALYFLNSDVQRAVIDQDRKDNIIPTYIKDSSLPYVDVEVKEVVLDDLRQSPYSARIEFVKIFANPTDHSELKRERWTASVTYVFRENVKNNELAVDPLGLTIVRFRADQAFE, from the coding sequence ATGACCACACAAACCAAGACAACGCCAGAGATCACACGGGCCGCACAGCGCTACCTTGAACAATACGGCGATCCTTTGGTGATGAACACCTACTTGAAAGTCACGATCCTCGTGCTCGCTGTCGTCTGTCTCGCCCTTGCGGGCTTGACGTATAAGAGCCAGAGTGCGCTCGCCAGTATGCACCCCATGATCGTTCGGATCAACGATGTGGGCCGGGCAGAAGCAATTGACTATCGCAACTTTCAGTACCGCCCTCAGGAGGCGGAGAACAAGTATTACCTTACCCGCTGGGCGGAATTGTATTTCGGTCGGAATCGTTTCACTATCGAGCGCGATCAGACCAATGCACTGTACTTCCTCAACAGCGACGTTCAGCGTGCCGTAATCGACCAGGACCGGAAGGACAACATCATCCCGACGTACATCAAGGACAGCTCGCTTCCGTACGTCGATGTCGAGGTCAAAGAGGTCGTCCTAGACGACCTGAGGCAGTCGCCGTATTCGGCGCGAATCGAGTTCGTGAAAATCTTCGCCAATCCCACGGATCATTCCGAGCTTAAGCGCGAGCGATGGACAGCCAGCGTCACATATGTCTTCCGGGAGAACGTGAAGAACAACGAACTGGCCGTCGATCCTCTCGGGTTGACCATCGTCCGCTTCCGGGCCGACCAAGCCTTCGAGTAA
- a CDS encoding single-stranded DNA-binding protein, with product MSLRGHKSRQIGPSFLRRRRIPPTVAQRRHVRSPFKSLEQAATRWFRSQQRRYGTPGIPRSMQTMKRSSSVSIPTLSGHTLRAISGARRHVAALLSGLLSQIKFGPLLQNARLGTWEPGLSLGLRQGVTRPIREFKQRRLTMYQNRITLIGFLGNDAISRTANNASFTVLSLATKSSYKDKKTGEYNSHTEWHRCVVWGRLAEYAKTLTKGAHLSVEGELRSREQTNKKTNAKQRVWEVRVSWILKLDRAEKVSPEEQEPEEINPEEEAA from the coding sequence ATGTCCCTTCGCGGTCACAAATCGCGGCAGATAGGCCCTTCGTTTCTTCGCAGGCGGAGAATCCCGCCGACAGTCGCGCAGAGACGGCATGTCCGTTCGCCGTTCAAGTCCCTTGAGCAGGCGGCAACGAGATGGTTCCGCAGCCAGCAGCGCAGGTATGGCACGCCGGGAATTCCTCGGTCGATGCAGACCATGAAGCGCTCGTCTTCCGTTTCCATCCCTACTCTGTCTGGTCACACGCTTCGGGCAATATCCGGCGCCCGGCGGCACGTCGCCGCTCTGCTTTCCGGACTCCTCTCCCAAATCAAGTTTGGGCCCCTGCTCCAGAATGCACGGCTTGGCACTTGGGAGCCGGGCCTCTCGCTCGGGCTTCGCCAAGGGGTGACCCGGCCAATCCGGGAATTCAAACAACGGAGACTCACCATGTATCAGAATCGCATTACGCTCATCGGCTTCCTCGGCAACGACGCCATCTCCCGCACAGCCAACAACGCCAGCTTCACTGTTCTCTCACTTGCCACCAAGTCCAGCTACAAGGACAAGAAGACGGGCGAGTACAACAGCCATACCGAGTGGCATCGCTGCGTCGTCTGGGGCCGGCTAGCCGAGTATGCAAAGACGCTCACGAAGGGTGCTCATCTGTCCGTCGAGGGCGAGTTGCGCAGCCGCGAACAGACGAACAAGAAGACCAACGCCAAGCAGCGTGTATGGGAAGTTCGCGTGTCTTGGATCCTGAAGCTCGACCGCGCCGAGAAGGTCAGCCCGGAAGAGCAGGAGCCCGAAGAGATCAACCCGGAGGAAGAGGCCGCATAG